A single region of the Candidatus Protochlamydia amoebophila UWE25 genome encodes:
- a CDS encoding PTS sugar transporter subunit IIA produces MTQDLKIRDVADLLNVSETTIRRWVSDRKIPSYSINKHHYFSRTEIENWVISHKFDKNQSSSPFTQSIKTTVAEKKPATGGSKQFSLFRAIHKGDVLYNLSGKTKEEIIRKTMKKTAKNLNVDAEVMTELLLDRENMMPTALNNGVAIPHTRDSLHAQHDAIVVVFLDKPLEYGALDGKPVNTLFFLFAADDKRHLHLLAKIAHLSSQPKALEFFKTKPSKDKLLAFIKDWESQISQIV; encoded by the coding sequence ATGACCCAGGATTTAAAAATTAGGGATGTTGCCGATTTATTGAATGTATCAGAAACAACAATTCGTCGTTGGGTTTCAGATAGAAAAATCCCTTCTTATAGTATCAATAAACATCATTATTTTTCTCGCACTGAAATAGAAAATTGGGTGATTTCTCATAAATTCGATAAAAACCAGAGTAGTTCTCCATTTACACAATCAATCAAAACAACTGTTGCAGAAAAAAAACCTGCTACAGGTGGAAGTAAACAATTTAGTTTGTTTAGAGCGATTCATAAAGGTGATGTTCTATACAATCTATCTGGTAAAACAAAAGAAGAAATTATTCGCAAGACAATGAAAAAAACGGCTAAAAATTTAAACGTCGACGCTGAAGTCATGACTGAATTATTATTAGACCGTGAAAATATGATGCCTACCGCTCTTAATAATGGCGTTGCAATTCCTCATACAAGGGATTCTTTACACGCCCAACATGATGCCATTGTTGTTGTATTTTTAGATAAACCTCTTGAATATGGCGCCTTAGATGGTAAACCTGTCAATACATTATTTTTCTTATTTGCTGCAGATGATAAACGCCACTTACATTTATTAGCTAAAATTGCTCATTTAAGCAGCCAACCAAAAGCTTTAGAATTTTTTAAAACAAAACCCTCTAAAGATAAACTACTAGCTTTTATTAAAGATTGGGAAAGTCAAATTTCACAAATCGTTTAA
- a CDS encoding PTS sugar transporter subunit IIA, with protein MKKKPISNYLDSNLVVFLNTPTRNEALRELVHVAYESGKLDNEELFYQAIIEREKIVSTGIGMGAAIPHAKLPSYDRFFIVIGILQKAVEWHALDGGPVRLIFLIGGPDDKQTEYLQLLSNLTQAIKNEERRKKLLTLSNPKEIIELFQET; from the coding sequence ATGAAAAAAAAGCCTATTTCTAACTATCTCGATTCTAATTTGGTCGTTTTTTTAAACACTCCTACACGCAATGAAGCTTTAAGAGAGCTTGTTCATGTCGCTTATGAATCAGGCAAGTTGGATAATGAAGAATTATTCTACCAAGCAATTATTGAACGAGAAAAAATTGTTTCAACTGGTATTGGAATGGGGGCTGCTATTCCACATGCTAAACTCCCTTCCTATGATCGGTTTTTTATTGTGATTGGAATTCTTCAAAAAGCTGTCGAATGGCATGCTTTAGATGGCGGACCTGTTCGTCTTATTTTTCTGATTGGAGGACCCGATGATAAACAAACCGAATATTTACAATTATTATCTAACTTAACTCAAGCTATTAAAAATGAAGAGAGAAGAAAGAAATTATTGACTCTTTCAAATCCAAAAGAAATTATTGAATTATTTCAAGAGACTTAA
- the dut gene encoding dUTP diphosphatase, with translation MTQSYSNTLTIPTLIENEELLPFYMTPEAAGADVKAYLKESLEIPPGQSALIPTGMRLAIPEGYEIQVRPRSGLALKHQVTVLNTPGTIDADYRGEIKIILINHGTNAFIVEPGMRIAQLVLAQVLRANFVLSEELESTQRGVGGFGHTG, from the coding sequence ATGACCCAATCTTATTCAAATACGTTGACTATTCCTACTCTAATTGAAAATGAAGAGCTACTTCCCTTCTATATGACTCCCGAAGCAGCAGGAGCTGATGTTAAAGCCTATTTGAAAGAGTCGCTAGAGATTCCTCCTGGACAGTCTGCGTTAATTCCCACAGGCATGCGATTGGCTATTCCTGAAGGTTATGAAATTCAAGTTCGCCCGAGAAGTGGTTTAGCATTGAAACATCAAGTGACAGTTTTAAATACTCCCGGAACAATCGATGCAGACTATCGAGGAGAGATTAAAATTATTTTAATTAATCATGGAACTAACGCATTTATTGTTGAACCTGGAATGAGAATTGCTCAATTAGTTCTAGCTCAAGTCTTACGAGCAAATTTTGTTTTATCCGAAGAATTAGAATCTACTCAACGAGGAGTGGGAGGATTTGGCCATACCGGTTAA
- the accD gene encoding acetyl-CoA carboxylase, carboxyltransferase subunit beta, with protein MGLFSRDKPKIKIQTTKKDGFSGWLKCTHCNELIHANELEQNSNCCPKCDYHYRLSTEDRIKSLSNPNTFKPLFQNLQPVDTLNFVDTEPYPKRLANAQEKSTSNEAVVVGTCMINKHKIALGVLDFSFMGGSMGSVVGERLTRLIEHALKEKLPLIIVSTSGGARMQESILSLMQMAKTSGALAKLHEARIPYISVLTNPTTGGVTASFASLGDIIVAEPNALICFAGPRVIEQTIGQRLPPGAQKSEFLLEHGMIDCIVKRPELKQKLAELIDFLKGNFSEENEPSPPPKNLIKKTSPLKDKN; from the coding sequence ATGGGATTATTCTCTCGGGACAAGCCAAAAATTAAAATCCAAACCACCAAAAAGGATGGGTTTAGTGGATGGTTAAAATGTACGCATTGCAATGAGCTAATCCACGCTAATGAATTAGAACAAAATAGCAACTGCTGCCCAAAATGTGATTATCACTATCGTCTTTCAACTGAAGATCGTATTAAAAGTTTAAGTAATCCTAATACTTTTAAACCGTTATTTCAAAACTTACAACCTGTTGACACTCTTAATTTTGTTGATACAGAACCCTATCCCAAAAGACTTGCAAATGCTCAGGAAAAATCGACTAGCAATGAAGCTGTTGTTGTCGGTACGTGTATGATAAATAAACATAAAATTGCTCTAGGAGTCTTAGATTTCAGCTTTATGGGCGGCTCCATGGGATCTGTTGTAGGTGAACGGCTCACTCGTCTAATTGAACATGCTTTAAAAGAAAAACTTCCTTTAATTATTGTTTCGACCTCTGGCGGAGCTCGTATGCAAGAGTCGATTCTATCTCTTATGCAAATGGCCAAAACCTCAGGAGCACTTGCCAAGTTACATGAAGCGCGTATCCCCTATATTTCTGTTTTAACGAATCCAACAACTGGGGGCGTGACAGCCTCTTTTGCTTCTTTAGGTGATATTATTGTTGCAGAACCGAATGCTTTGATTTGTTTCGCAGGTCCACGAGTTATTGAGCAAACTATCGGTCAACGACTCCCCCCAGGAGCCCAAAAATCAGAATTTTTACTTGAACATGGAATGATTGACTGTATCGTCAAACGGCCTGAACTCAAACAAAAATTGGCCGAACTTATTGACTTTTTAAAAGGAAATTTTTCTGAAGAAAATGAGCCTTCCCCCCCTCCTAAAAATTTAATTAAAAAAACTTCTCCTTTAAAAGATAAAAATTAA
- a CDS encoding Fe-Mn family superoxide dismutase, translating into MNQQKSQAYKLPDLSYDFNALEPVISAEIMSLHYTKHHQTYVTNLNKALEQYLEAEANNDLSTMIALQSVIKFNGGGHVNHSIFWTNLAPKNKAGGMAPEGILADAINKEFGSLQTLIEQLSAKAIAIQGSGWGWLGYDKAKDRLTLATCENQDPLSTKGLIPLLGIDVWEHAYYLQYKNVRADYVKNIWNIINWKNVAERYQAAKTK; encoded by the coding sequence ATGAATCAACAAAAATCACAAGCTTATAAACTTCCCGATCTTTCTTATGATTTTAATGCTTTAGAGCCTGTCATTAGTGCAGAAATTATGTCTCTTCACTATACCAAACACCATCAAACTTATGTAACAAATTTAAATAAAGCTTTAGAACAGTATTTGGAAGCCGAAGCCAATAATGATTTATCTACAATGATTGCTCTTCAATCAGTCATTAAATTTAATGGAGGTGGGCATGTCAATCATTCGATTTTTTGGACGAATCTTGCTCCAAAAAATAAAGCTGGAGGAATGGCACCAGAGGGAATTTTAGCTGATGCGATTAATAAAGAGTTTGGATCTTTACAAACCCTAATTGAACAATTAAGTGCGAAAGCAATCGCTATTCAAGGCTCTGGTTGGGGTTGGCTCGGCTATGATAAAGCTAAAGATCGTTTAACTCTTGCCACTTGTGAAAACCAAGACCCCCTCTCTACAAAAGGTCTCATTCCTTTACTCGGTATCGATGTTTGGGAGCATGCTTATTATTTACAATATAAAAATGTCCGGGCTGATTACGTAAAAAATATTTGGAATATCATTAATTGGAAAAACGTAGCGGAAAGATACCAAGCTGCTAAAACTAAATAA
- a CDS encoding uroporphyrinogen-III synthase produces the protein MRKILYTGLNPAHYHSTDQLTHCPLIKIIPRPLTDPCIQKAFRDFHLFTHLIFTSKTSIHLLHDHLSHFGLSLDDWKSKTSIAVGQVSGSHLRALGIQPALIAKEETAEGLIIELHPLSLQKASFFWPHSAQARSVLVDFFTDRHLNYYACPFYDTQFRQPEYIPSLEQFDEIVFTSPSTVHAFAKIFGYFPIDKKYVTIGPITLQCLQTYIPQLNS, from the coding sequence TTGAGAAAAATCTTATATACAGGTTTAAATCCCGCTCATTATCACTCCACTGACCAATTAACTCATTGTCCTTTAATCAAAATTATTCCTCGCCCTTTGACTGATCCCTGCATTCAAAAAGCTTTTCGCGACTTTCACCTTTTTACGCATCTGATTTTTACTTCTAAAACGAGTATTCATCTCTTACATGATCATCTTTCTCATTTCGGTTTATCATTAGACGATTGGAAATCTAAAACTTCGATAGCTGTTGGTCAAGTCTCGGGATCTCATTTGCGAGCCCTTGGTATTCAACCTGCGCTAATTGCTAAAGAAGAAACGGCAGAGGGACTTATCATTGAATTGCATCCCCTTTCTCTTCAAAAAGCCAGCTTCTTTTGGCCCCATTCTGCCCAAGCTCGTTCTGTTTTAGTTGATTTTTTTACTGATCGTCACTTGAATTATTACGCTTGCCCTTTTTATGATACTCAATTTCGGCAACCTGAATACATCCCTTCATTAGAACAATTTGACGAGATAGTTTTTACAAGTCCTTCAACTGTTCACGCCTTTGCAAAAATATTTGGCTATTTCCCCATCGATAAAAAATATGTCACAATTGGTCCGATCACCCTACAATGCCTCCAAACTTACATACCCCAACTGAACAGTTGA
- a CDS encoding hydroxymethylbilane synthase — protein MLYSNNSQPYSISVGARSSPLSRAQVQEILKALRSFYPSIEFTISYFDTIGDLDQKTSLRDLDKTNFFTKEIDEAILQKKCQIGIHSAKDLPDPIPDGLQLICLTKGVDCSDVLVLRDGETLQTLPPHSRIATSSIRRENIVKLLRNDFIFLDLRGTIHQRLALLEKKQADGVVVAEAALIRLGLTHLNRIRLPGTTVEGQGQLAIIARKDDAKMQTLFACLDVRKN, from the coding sequence ATGCTTTACTCAAATAATTCCCAACCCTATTCTATCTCTGTCGGGGCTCGTTCTTCACCACTCTCACGTGCGCAAGTACAAGAGATTTTAAAAGCACTTAGATCTTTTTATCCTTCTATAGAATTTACCATTTCTTATTTCGACACAATAGGTGATCTGGATCAAAAAACTTCATTGCGAGACCTTGATAAAACCAATTTTTTTACCAAAGAAATTGATGAAGCTATTCTTCAAAAAAAGTGTCAAATTGGCATCCATTCGGCAAAAGATCTCCCTGATCCAATTCCAGATGGCCTTCAACTCATTTGTCTAACAAAAGGTGTCGACTGCAGTGATGTCTTGGTCTTGCGCGATGGAGAAACCTTACAAACTCTTCCTCCTCACTCGCGAATTGCGACTTCTTCTATAAGAAGAGAGAATATAGTCAAATTATTAAGAAACGATTTCATTTTTTTAGATTTGAGAGGCACCATTCACCAAAGACTAGCTTTGCTTGAAAAAAAACAGGCAGACGGTGTTGTGGTGGCTGAAGCTGCACTAATCCGGCTGGGTTTAACGCATTTGAATCGTATTCGCCTACCAGGAACAACGGTAGAAGGGCAAGGCCAACTGGCCATTATCGCACGAAAGGACGATGCAAAAATGCAAACTCTTTTTGCCTGCTTAGATGTGAGAAAAAATTGA